The sequence TGTTGATTCAACTTAGTATTatcatatatgattttaattttttctttcaatcaGCACATTACTGAAGACCTTATCAATGGGCTAAGTGGCTATTCTTACAAACGTATTGGGTAATTTGACCGAAGTAGTTAACTTGGGACAATGTAGACATGGTTGGAAAATTCAGGGCGCCGGGATATGAGTATTTGAAGTTTCACCCAGCTTAGGATCCATAAAATAGAAACTCAAGTCCCACATGAGTAATGATCTTTACATAATTTCAGTGGTGGGCGAGTGTTTGTCATTTTTGAGGTATTAGAATGGGCATTGCTGGACAGCCCAGGAAGCTATCTCGAGTGCAGACTTCATTATCATGGGATGTATGGGGAAGTGGGTAATACCAGAGGATTATTTTGCTGCCAAGGCACAAACTCGATACCAAATTGATGCAGTCCTCTTCTGAGGGCTGAACTTACAAAAAAGAAGCTGAACATTTCTCCAAGAAACATTGCCAATCCTGTAGAAAATCAACATGCTCAGCTTATAGATTCATTTCAGCAGAACATCAACATTTGAAATGTTGAGTTGGCCAAAAGGGGCGGCTACTTCTTAGAAAGGTGCAACGAGTGCAGCGGCCAGCATTGCAATTATATTCCCATACAACACTGCTGAACTGAATTTCACTAACTGATGGGAGAAGTGGGTtccaaatattattttaaggaCCACAAGCCATTTCATTCGTAAGTGTACCAAAAATTTGCACGACTATAATCTAGTTGAAGATAAACTACTACAATATCACAAGACAGTATACTCTTAAGTGATCCAAAGCACAGATTACCAAATAAAACAACAGGCGAAGATCTCTTGTCAAAGTGAACCAAAATGTAAGTAAATAATTGAGCATCAAACAAGCTAAAATTGATAGTCTCCAAATTCAGGTCCACGTCTCATTTTCATCAATCATACCAAAATTTCTCCCTAGCACATCTTCTATCTCATAAAAGTTTGATCTCTCATCCTCTCTCAGTTTAGCTCCTTGTAGATTGCTTCTCCTTTGCCTTCTGAATCTTCAAGACCTTTTTCACAATCTTTTGCTCTTCCACCAGAAAAGCTCGGATAATCCTGAGGAgacaatttaaaaagaaattaaacacCTATCATTACATTGAGAATTTGAAAGTAAAGTTCTAGCTAAGATTGACCAAGGCTTGGTATACCTCTCCCTAACAGCACCTCCAGACAATACACCACCATAGGCACGATTGACAGTGCGACGGTTTCTAGACAATCTGGATCTCTTGTACTCAGAAGGTCTCAAGTGAGGAATCTGAAATGTAACAAGTCAGAACCAGCTGGTCAAGTTTTGTGATGATTTCACAAAGACTTAATAACTCTAGTTaggaaagaaatgaaatgtgCATAACAACtgttcaatatttttttataaaaaagtacAATGAAAAAACAGGAACTTGCAGCTATTACTACAGTTGACACATCCTAATATATTCCAGCATTGTAAAAGACTCTGCAGGACACAAAAATCCAACACTCAGTCAAATGAGCAATCATGAAATGAGCAGCAGTGAATATTTTCCCAACTAAGAGCAGGTAACAATATTTTGCTAGAcactacaaaataaaaaggaaaaaacctTAAAGAGTCGGACATATCTCATCATTTCAAATCTTAAGAGCACAAATTATAGCATCATTCCGTATATCCATGACGAATCATTCAACAGAACATTTCAACAATTTCAAAGTCACAAATGTACCCTCATTCCTCGAGGACTGTCCAGAAACTTAAGTACCAGAAGTAATCCACTTTTGTGGACAATGTAAAATCCAATGCATATCCGCTATAAATACAATAACCCATTGAGTGTAGAGTATAAAATAGCTTGACTGGTAAAAAAGTCTTATTCAACTAGAGGCCAGCAATTAAAAAACCTAGAGAGATGATTCATTTTCCCAATGATATTAAACAAAACTTTGGTTTGTACCTGTAGAGATCATAGAATGCATATAACATGACAGTCTATAGTGAGAAGCATACAAAATCACATAATTAAGcatttattatcaattattatatCCTTAAACATTTCAcacaaaaaatacaaattccAGAATAATGCCATCAACAATACACATTAAGATCCAGAAAATGAAAACACAAACAATCattaggaaaaataaaaagaaagaaagcaaagaaAACATACTCCTTGAATTCTCTTGCCAGTGACAGGACATTTAGGACCACTAGCTCTCTTTTTGGTGGTCTGATACACCAATTTCCCACCTTCAATTCAGAAAAAAACCTCAATTTAATTAAccctaataattttattactattaaaagaataagaaaaaaaaaaaaaaaagagaggtaCCAGGGGTCTTGACAATGCGATGCTGGTTAGATTTGGTGGCGTAGCTGTGCCTTTTACGGTATGTGAGTCGCTGCACCATTTTCTCCTGCTTAGGCTTCTCGCTTTTGGTGAGTGTTCGAGAGGAGGCGAGACCAAAGGATATGTTACTCTAGAGAATGTTTATAAATAGGGTTCTGGGCGTAGAGAAACCCTAGATCGAACAGGTCTTGTTGTGAGACTGTTTTTGCTATACCGTTGAGATTAGATGAGATCGGACGGATCTTATTCTCAGATACagttgggattgttttctttttaatttttcttattttttttatcttgaaAGGTGAAATGTGTTTTCCTAGGCACAAAATGATTttccaatttttaaaaatggaCCGGGCTGTTAGTCGATGTGACAATTAAGGACATTACCCAAATTTACCTTCGTAGAAAGTAGATTGATGACACAAAcattgtaaaaataattagggacaaatacaaaaataatatataatttaagtatgtattatatttttagagaaaaagaaatatgtggTTGCTGACAGTGACAAAAATAGtatgaatttagaatttaatagtttttaatattatttaatcattaaattacaatttaaaaattaatgatattttaagttattaaactttaaatttatattatgaaatacgaaaaattataataatgataattgaACTGAACGAAGGAAATTAAATCATTACCGATCGATACCTTTTAGTAGTAAAtacttcattttattataagttttaaccagatatttttttttatctcaaaaaaataacatactttaaattattaaagaatgaaactaTAAGTTGTACttattctaaatatttatgttatgtGTCACAAATATCACCATTGTTGTTTTGATACATCAATTTggatttgaaatttattaattcaaagtgaaatatattttagattttagtgATGATCTTTTAGttgaattttgattaaattttaaaaatatgatctCAAATAACATCCGGACAAAAAGTGTTACAAGTAGTTGTTAATTGCCATTTCAGCCTAAGTAAATCCTCATTACAAGTCCATGTGGTTGGTAAGTACAAGAAAAAATTGTTACAAGGTCGAAATTTATAGTCtatatcttaatatttaaacacaatATTACCCATTTAAAAGTCCTTAGAAACGTGAAAATATGCAAGTGGTTATCTGAGTGCACATATTTGAGTCTCATTGTCCATCAATTTatatggaaaaagaaataaatcccTCAGAAATAATATTCAGCATCAATCtgcctcttcttcttgcaaAGGATTAGTCTACAACtgtaataattttctaaaaattctaTCAAAATTCCCTCTGTATAACAAGAATTTAAGGTATGGAAGACGATTTAGTGCGACATTACAAGAGAGCTACATGCCTATCATCAACAGGGGAAGAGCAAAAAAGATGGTTCTACATGTATCTTCCTGCTAACAAAATTGATCTTGTCCAATTTGTTGCTACACCATATCAGCTGATCTGTCGTTATCTTGGACATATTCAGGACCCTTGACACTAACTTCATATCAACCTGAGAGAAGAAATAAAGCACTTGATCTGAACTACTTTCTTCTTGATTCTTttggaatttctttaatatacaATTTCCACTCCTCAGCTTTTCCTTGAGCTTCTTCTCCTTCTGCATTCgttcaaagaagaaaaaaagaaagcaaaggGAACTTGAATATCATTGTTCATCATATGCTTGCAGTGCGCTTTTTGAGAATATGGATGGAAAACTAACCTTTTGCAGACTTGTTCGCACTTCTGTCAAAAGCTCTAATTCAGTAGGGTCTTGAGGTTCAATCTGAGTTCCTCTTCGACTCTTCTGAATCACAGTGTGTGCATCTTTATCAGCTCGAACAAATCGCCAGAAAATTCGTATTGATTCTTCCATTATTTCTACTAGTTTATCACTTGTAATTGCATTGTCATCATCCTTTGCAGCAATTCTTCTTGCCCGTTTATCTTTTATGCTGTCTTCTGCAGAACAGTTGAGCTTTATGTCAGTCATTatctcttttaactttttgcTGCTAAATCAAGAAATAAGCATTTATATGTTCCGACCTCTTATGACAGGAACCTGAAGGAGACTACGCAGAACGCAACGgttttttacataattttgtACTCTTGGACCTTCGAAAGgttcattttctataaatCTCTGCATAAGAACCTGAAACTGCTGAAATTCGCCAGCAACTTCATTGTAACAACGAATCCCATAAGGGTCAGAATCCCATATCTCTAGCGCCTTCTCATATTGCCAATGAAGGATTTCCCATGAAAGGCACATCTGACCAACATAAATCATTTCCAAATCGCTATGTAATTCTTTAATAAAGCTCATCATTGGATCAGAACTGGATTTTTTGCGCTTGCCTAGCAGGAATTTCTGTGAAAGAAGGGATGTCAATGCTGGAGTTGAGACTTTATTGCTCGAAAGAGATTTAAGTGGATCCTTCGATTGAAGAAAGCCTAAAGTCATTGTCATCCCGCACAAAAATGATAAGTAATAATCAAAGCAGTGACTGTAATTAGCTAACCATACTCTAACCGTAGCTCCAAAATCATTTCATCAGCCATGAACATGCTTagcccttttttttttttttttctcaactatccttttctcctattaaaaatgaacaaatacaTATTTAGTTTCAGCTTGTGCAAGATCTCAACTTCGAGTCTCATTCTCCTCATTTGTaactcaaaaaagaaaaagaatggagGATTGGTTTAGATGACCAAGAGGATCAAGAGGTAAAGCCATTCTATAATAAGATAAGATGTTTATGCATCCAAACTGAAAGTTAGAGGTAGGTAGGATAGCATTAACGATAATGATATATGCGCCTTCAACTAACTACTAAAATATGGATTTAGGCACAAGAGAAAATTGGGTTAGCTCCAGATGCACAATTTTGATGCCTATTAAATAATCTAACTGATAGAATATTGTATTCCGTCATTCGTCATGCCTTTGCAAAACGTGGGGTGCCTTGTGGCACTCTAGACGCCCTTTCAGTCGTGTATCCTAATCACATATTTGTCTAATGTATGCAAGTCTAGATGGCCAAAGAAAGAACGTTGGTCATCATAGTAGAAAACGTAAGTTTCCTTCCACCTCCTACTTGTGTGTGATTATTACTCTATTCGCGAATTCATGCTTATGTTTAACCAAACTAACTAGATTTGGTGGGACCTTTCTCCTAACTTTTGAAGGACTAGAGAAGGTAGGTTGTGTCATAGATTGAAAGGATTTTATCCGTAATTGTTCTGTTCATCTTTGTAACATGGTTTTGAATAAATCTCAAAGACTTGAGAAGAAAGTAAATGAATGATCAGACATTTGCAGGAATTAAAGGAAACTTACCCAATGCATACATCTTCTGGTAATTCAAGATATCGAATTTCCGCATTCGTTCTCTGTAACTCTTGTAGAACTTGTGAAGCTCGCCCATTCTGTCTTCACGCTGGAACTTCTCATCAATCTTCCATGGCTTCAAGTCTTCCATTATTTTCGGAGACTCATCTTCTTCTAAGATCGTTGGCAGACCAGTAGCTCTGACCTTTTTCAGCTCCATTTTGAGCTGTTCTATCAACTCTTGATGTTCCCACAAACTTTCTAATCCATTTGAATCCTCAGCGTCCCATGCTGATGAATCCTGCGAACCAGACTTCTCAGAATCATCCAAACACTCCTTAGTTTCCTTATCATTGCGATTTGCTTCTTCCTGTTCTAAGTTGTCGTTACCTTGAACATCTTTTTCATCTGAATTCTGCATATTGGAATCTTCTAGATTCTTAAGCTCTTCTAATATATCACTGTCTTCCTCATCAAAATCATCAGGGTCATACCCAGAACTACAATTCtgcaaattatatatatcatcCAGCTCCATCTCTTCTTCCTCAGTTAGTTCTTCTGCTAACTCTCTTTCCGTACCTTTCAGTGTAACAAATTCAAAGGCATCTTCAAAATTCTTATCCGACAAGAAGCCTTCCCTTATTGAAGGGACAAAACGATTTATAACCTCATGGCTTGAAGTGATGgaatcagaatcagaatcagtATCATAAGGAGCAACAAAGTCCTTCTCTGATAGAAACTTATCATCATCTCTTGAAACTTGATGATCACTCCATGCATTGTTCTTCTCCTCATTAATTGCCATTCCATTTCCCAAATTAGACCCTTCAACGCTTGTTTCAGCCTCAAGCTTCTCTGTCACCTCTTCTTTACTCTCctcataaataaattctgTTTCTGCTTTTTCCTCAGGTAAAATTCTATCATCGATAACCTCTTTATTATTGGCAACAGAATCAGCATATAATTCTTTCACTGTAAGGCTATAAACCTCTGGCTTCTCCAAGTAGAGACTAGAACCTTTACTAGACAAGACTGCATACTTATTTGTGGTTGCAGTGGATACAGAATTTGAAACAAATGGCTTATGATTCTCACCATATGTCTGATactgaaatttgaaaaagaattgcggtgtttcttcttcctcttcttcttcttctttcgcCAGaacatcattttcttttgtatccTCAAATTCAGTAACATTAGCTTCTTGCTCTGTACAACTCAAGTCGTTTCTTTGAGAAAAGTCATCGTCTTTAACTCtgacaattaaataattgaaatagtTATTAATCTTGATAAATTAAcgaaaaaagttttaaaaagaacaaagagatATAGTCCTGTACCTGCATATAGCTCCACTGAGGAAATGAAACAGAGCGAGAAACAGGGTAGAAACAGAGACCCAGAAAGAATCAACACAAAAAACCAATTTCTTACGGAGAAACACATTAACAGAACCCATGATCAATAATATGAAATGAGTATTGAGCAAAAATTGATTCGGGTAGCCATGAATTTAACCCataaatctttcttttccaAAGTTGAAGCAAAAACAGAGCAGTCATATAAACCCTTGATATCTAGtttgaaaatatcaaaataaagaatcGACTTTTCACCTGCaggaataagaaaaaaataagagaaaatgtCAAAATCAGAGTCTTGTGCATGGTACTCTGATTCAGAGAAGTTGAAATCTGACCTAAATTGGGAGAGATTAAACAGAGTGGGGAGAGGGATAATTGTTAGGCAAGAACTGAGGCGAGAAAAGAACATATCAGCAaactgaatttatttatttaaaattatatgttttattatttgggTTGAGATTGCTTAGAGCCTTGGGATTCTCGAGACCGTTATGTGAATTGGAATTAGGGAAAGATTTTGTGTTCAGTTGAAGTGTCTGTTTTGTCTTGTGGTTTGTATTGTATGCAAATATTAAAAGGAAGAGAGAAGACTGAATTGGGTTAAATTGAAGTTCTACGTCTTCAATTTTCAACATTGtgtttttgtttaaaattaagagtGGGTTGAAAAGTTTAGGTCGGTTTAAGATTATTGGTCCAAAGAACTTGCAACTTGGGCTCTGTTTGTCTCCggaaaattaacttgttttgGAGAAAACTGCTGTCTCcagaaaataatgaatctctctgtttattttatatttttgagttattcttttaaaaaaaaaaaaaattaaatacagtaagcattttaatgtttatcaaaattttataatttttctcaaaaaaaaattttattttcaatttaattataaatataaaaataattaactaattaattaatctataaatttttacattaaaagaatgaatatGAATGACCTGTATGtttatattgttttatatAGTCAATCTTGTCTAAGTTTGTAGGATCCGgaaaataactttattttttaattgagaagttattttctttcaaaatttctttcattagaaaaatatcCAATATACCAAACaccaaaaaatatgaaatatattattttgttgaacGTTCTGTGA comes from Ricinus communis isolate WT05 ecotype wild-type chromosome 5, ASM1957865v1, whole genome shotgun sequence and encodes:
- the LOC8278105 gene encoding 60S ribosomal protein L34, translating into MVQRLTYRKRHSYATKSNQHRIVKTPGGKLVYQTTKKRASGPKCPVTGKRIQGIPHLRPSEYKRSRLSRNRRTVNRAYGGVLSGGAVRERIIRAFLVEEQKIVKKVLKIQKAKEKQSTRS
- the LOC8278104 gene encoding uncharacterized protein LOC8278104 isoform X1, which gives rise to MGSVNVFLRKKLVFCVDSFWVSVSTLFLALFHFLSGAICRVKDDDFSQRNDLSCTEQEANVTEFEDTKENDVLAKEEEEEEEETPQFFFKFQYQTYGENHKPFVSNSVSTATTNKYAVLSSKGSSLYLEKPEVYSLTVKELYADSVANNKEVIDDRILPEEKAETEFIYEESKEEVTEKLEAETSVEGSNLGNGMAINEEKNNAWSDHQVSRDDDKFLSEKDFVAPYDTDSDSDSITSSHEVINRFVPSIREGFLSDKNFEDAFEFVTLKGTERELAEELTEEEEMELDDIYNLQNCSSGYDPDDFDEEDSDILEELKNLEDSNMQNSDEKDVQGNDNLEQEEANRNDKETKECLDDSEKSGSQDSSAWDAEDSNGLESLWEHQELIEQLKMELKKVRATGLPTILEEDESPKIMEDLKPWKIDEKFQREDRMGELHKFYKSYRERMRKFDILNYQKMYALGFLQSKDPLKSLSSNKVSTPALTSLLSQKFLLGKRKKSSSDPMMSFIKELHSDLEMIYVGQMCLSWEILHWQYEKALEIWDSDPYGIRCYNEVAGEFQQFQVLMQRFIENEPFEGPRVQNYVKNRCVLRSLLQVPVIREDSIKDKRARRIAAKDDDNAITSDKLVEIMEESIRIFWRFVRADKDAHTVIQKSRRGTQIEPQDPTELELLTEVRTSLQKKEKKLKEKLRSGNCILKKFQKNQEESSSDQVLYFFSQVDMKLVSRVLNMSKITTDQLIWCSNKLDKINFVSRKIHVEPSFLLFPC
- the LOC8278104 gene encoding golgin subfamily A member 6-like protein 22 isoform X2 produces the protein MGSVNVFLRKKLVFCVDSFWVSVSTLFLALFHFLSGAICRVKDDDFSQRNDLSCTEQEANVTEFEDTKENDVLAKEEEEEEEETPQFFFKFQYQTYGENHKPFVSNSVSTATTNKYAVLSSKGSSLYLEKPEVYSLTVKELYADSVANNKEVIDDRILPEEKAETEFIYEESKEEVTEKLEAETSVEGSNLGNGMAINEEKNNAWSDHQVSRDDDKFLSEKDFVAPYDTDSDSDSITSSHEVINRFVPSIREGFLSDKNFEDAFEFVTLKGTERELAEELTEEEEMELDDIYNLQNCSSGYDPDDFDEEDSDILEELKNLEDSNMQNSDEKDVQGNDNLEQEEANRNDKETKECLDDSEKSGSQDSSAWDAEDSNGLESLWEHQELIEQLKMELKKVRATGLPTILEEDESPKIMEDLKPWKIDEKFQREDRMGELHKFYKSYRERMRKFDILNYQKMYALEDSIKDKRARRIAAKDDDNAITSDKLVEIMEESIRIFWRFVRADKDAHTVIQKSRRGTQIEPQDPTELELLTEVRTSLQKKEKKLKEKLRSGNCILKKFQKNQEESSSDQVLYFFSQVDMKLVSRVLNMSKITTDQLIWCSNKLDKINFVSRKIHVEPSFLLFPC